GCAGCAGCTCGTCAGGCAGCGTCGCCAGCGTCAGCCGTTTGTCGCGGGCCAGCCGCAGTCGCCGCAGCATGCTCAGGCCGCCTCCGTTCGCAGCGTCACGGGCCGGCGGCCCCAGTCCGATTCGACGCAGTAGCGGAAGAGCTTCTCGAGGTACTCGGTCACCTTTGGCGCGCGGATGCCGGCCGGGTCGAGCAGCGCGCGGGCGCGTGTCGTGTCGTACATCGTCTTCATGCGGAAGTAGGGGAGATAGACTTTGCCGTTGTGCAGCACGCGCCGGCGCTTGCCCCAGACCGTGGCGTAGAGCAGCGGCCGCAATACGGCGAGGAAGAACGTCGGGTCGAAGAACCGCGGCGGCTTGATGCCGAAGAACGCCGAGGCGAACTCGCCGATCTCGCCGATCGTCGCGCTCCCCTCGGGTCCGGCGCAGAGGTGAACGCACGTGCCCGCCACCTTGTCGTCGAGCGCGAGGTGCGCCACGGCGTCGGCGACGAAATCGACCGGGACGACGTCGATCACCGCGTCCGGATGCCCCGGCACGGTGCGCCAGCGGTGCTTGGCGTAGACCTTGAGGGGCCAGTAGAGCGTTTTGAAGCTTGTCGTGATCCCCGTGCGCGAGTCGCCCACAATGATGCTCGGCCGCGCGATCACTACCGGCACGTCGTCCCTGGCAGCGCGCACGAGCTTCTCGGCTTCGCACTTGGTGCGCTCGTACGTGTTGCGGAAACCCTGGCCGATGTCGAGCTCCTCCTCCGTCACCAGCCCTGCCCGTGTGCCGGCCACGAACGCTGTGCCGATATAGGCCAGCGCCTTGAGCGAGCCGCTGCCCTGCAGCGCGCGCGCCAGATCAAGCACGCCCTTCGTGCCGCCGACGTTGATCTGCCAGGCCACCTCGAGCGGGCGGTCGAAGCGCACCGTGGCCGCTGAGTGGATCACGTGCGTCGTGCCGTCGATAAGCGAGCCGTAGGCCGCCTTACTGAGCCCGAAACGATCGAGTGTCAGGTCAGCCGCATGAACCTCAATCCGTGTGCGCACCCTGTCACGCTCGGCCGGTTCGAACAGACCGTCCACCAGTTCGCTTACGCGGTCACCGGCCGGCTCGCCCTCGCGCCCGCGCACAAGCAACGTAAACCGCGCCTGAGGCAGCCGCGCAACGAGCCGCTTGAGCACCTCGCGCCCAAGGAACCCCGTCGCCCCTGTTATGACAAACCGCTCAGCCAAGCGCGTGCCTCTCACTCCTCAGTGGTGGATCCCCGACGGCCCCGACGATAGCCGAGAACCCCGTGCCAATCAAGCGAACACCCAGCCCTTCTCGGCCGAGTTGGGTGCCGATCAGGAGGAGGCCTACCAGTGGCGGTGGGCGTCGAGCAGGGCGAGGAGGTTCTCGACGGGCGTGTCGGCTTGGACGTTGTGCGAGGCGCCGAGGATGTACCCGCCGCCGTGGGCGAGCGCGTCGAGGGTGTCGCGTGCTTCGCGCGCCACGTCTTCGGGCCTGCCGAACGGGAGGGTGCGCTGGATCGAGATGCCGCCGTGGAAGGCGAGCCGGTCGCCAAACTCGGCTTTGAGCACCCGCGCATCCATGTCCGCGGCCTCGGGCTGGAGCGATTGGAGCACGTCGAGCCCGCGCTCGATCATGTGCGGGATCAGTTGCCGGACCGATCCGCACGTGTGATGCATGACGCGCAGGCCGAAGCTGTGGGCGATCCGGGTGTACTCGGCAAAGCCGTCGGCCAGATACTCGAGCCACATCGCCGGCGAGACCAGAGGGCCGTTTTGCGATCCGAAGTCGTCGCCGGTGAGCACGAGGTCGAGCTTGCCGCAAGCCGCCTCGAAGATGCGCTCGGCGTAGGCGCGGTAGAAGGCGCGGATCTTCGAGAAGATCGCCGCCGCCAGCTCGGGGCTTGCGCTCATATCGACGAGAATCTGCTCGACGCCGCGCAAGTACATGGCGGGCTTGAGCTGAGCGATCCGGTTGAGCCGGTCACCCATGAACACGGCGATGCGGCCCGCGCTGCGGACCTGCTCGCACTGCGCCTCAATGACGCTGTAGTCGAACCAGTCGGGCGATGGCCAGTGGGTGTAGGCGTCGACGGCCTCGACCGTTTCGGCCCCGGCAAGCGGCGACCACGCCAGCTCCCGGTAGGTCTCGACACCGCCCGCGACCGGCACTTCCACCCGTCGGCGGCACACGCCCCAGATGTCCTCGTCCGAGCCGTCGGCCAACCTCCGGAGCGGCGGTCCGATGTAGGCCGGCCCGGCGATGTAGCGCAGGTCCACATCATGGGTGTCGAGGAACGTCTCGACGGAGACGTTCAACTCAAGCGTCAGCTTGCGCGCAAAGCCCGACGAGAACCACAGGTCGAGCGGGA
This window of the Verrucomicrobiota bacterium genome carries:
- a CDS encoding SDR family oxidoreductase, coding for MAERFVITGATGFLGREVLKRLVARLPQARFTLLVRGREGEPAGDRVSELVDGLFEPAERDRVRTRIEVHAADLTLDRFGLSKAAYGSLIDGTTHVIHSAATVRFDRPLEVAWQINVGGTKGVLDLARALQGSGSLKALAYIGTAFVAGTRAGLVTEEELDIGQGFRNTYERTKCEAEKLVRAARDDVPVVIARPSIIVGDSRTGITTSFKTLYWPLKVYAKHRWRTVPGHPDAVIDVVPVDFVADAVAHLALDDKVAGTCVHLCAGPEGSATIGEIGEFASAFFGIKPPRFFDPTFFLAVLRPLLYATVWGKRRRVLHNGKVYLPYFRMKTMYDTTRARALLDPAGIRAPKVTEYLEKLFRYCVESDWGRRPVTLRTEAA